A window of Garra rufa chromosome 11, GarRuf1.0, whole genome shotgun sequence genomic DNA:
ATTCTTAAAgacaaacaaaaatgtaaagtaaaaaaaaaacaaaaaacgttaCCTATGATTGAAAGTAGTGTTCCCGCCATAAGAAATGCATAGAGTATACTCATGATTGCTGCAATTTTAATCTGCGTGTCAGATTTCAGTTTGAAGCACAGGATGAGGTAGACAGTAGGGGGCACTATGGCCAAAACTAGGGCTGTATTTGCACCCATTTCAAAGATGAACACAAAGCTTCCTGCAAGATAAACAAAGCACTTTAATAGAAATTTTGGACAGATGTGactgtaaaaacataatttttatgcCATATTGCTGAAACGGAATAATACAGTtcaattcaaaagtttgcatacatcttgcagaatctgcaaaatgttattttaccaaaataaggatcgtacaaaatgcatgtaatttttttttattgagtactgacctgaataagatattccacataaaagacgttttataaaaataaccctgttcagaagtttacttacacttgattcttaatactgtgttgttacctgaatgatccatatagctgtgtttttttgtttgtttgtttgtttgtttagtgatagttgttcatgagtcccttgtttgttctgaacagttaaactgtccacttaagaaaaatccttcaggtcccacaaactcttttccaacaatgacggtataattatgagatccatctttacacATCGAAGACAACTAAGGgaccgggggtgtaaactttgatgtatatttttcttattttgcctaaatatcatatttttttgttaagtactgcccttcagaagctacagaagatacttacatgtttccaatATGACAAAGTAAGTGAAATGTACCCtgctcttcaaattcaaaaagtctttacccccagctcttaatgcatgttttttcctcctggagcatcagtgagtgttttaaccttctgtaatgtaataataatatataataataattctgaaatataatgtatatgagtcccttcagttgtcctcagtgtgaaaagatggacctcaaaatcatacagtcattgttggaaagggttcaaatacacaaaaatgctaaaaaaaaaaaaaaaaaagagagagagagaatttgtgggacataaaggatttttctaaagaacagaaggcagtttaactgttcaggacaaacaagggacttctgtggactacatgtaaatgtcttttatgtgaaatattttattcaggtcagtactaaataaaaaataacatgcatttttttatgatccatcttattttggtaacttCAACTGAAATTGCAATAAGCAGAAATTATTGACTAAACTGCAAATCTTTACCTGATATCATGAGACAGACAGTGGCAGGGCCCAGGATGGAAGCTGCCATGCTGATAATCTGGTACAAGATGTACATTTTTGAGATCGAGCTGTTCTTCTGAGAGGTCAGTCCTCCTGAGCTCAAGAGATCAATGGTGTTGGCCATGGTAGAGGGTCCCCAGCGTCTGCGCTGATTGTAAAACTCTTTAAAGTCCTGTGGAGCGTTGGTGTAGGCATCAGATGCTGCGTTGTACTCCACCCTCCACCCCTGCTGCAGCAGCAGAGTGCACAACCAGCGGTCCTCACCTGATATTTCACCAAACGGAGGGTGAATTACTTTAGTCTAGGTTAAATTGATATTATAGCAGTTAGTAGTATTTAGCTTCAAGCAGACCTTGATCATACTGGACGTATTGGCTGGCTTCACTGGCTTTGGTTGTGTAAGTCTTCATGACATTGTCGTCCATAAGTGCAGCTCCTCTGAAAAGACTAAAACATCCAGGGCTGCACAGTACACAGCCGTACACATGCTCCGCAGTCTTTTGCAGCCAGTGGCCCACCGCATATTCAAACTTCTGATACCACACCATGGGCCCTTCAAGCATAAGGAAGAAATTATCTCATTAGTCAAATTATCACCTTTAAAATCTATTCAGAAGTACTCTCTAAtgcatatttaaaatagtttgtcttttgTCTGCTTCTGAGACTTTACAAGCAGCGAATTATTACATTTTGTGAAGAACAGAAGAAATATTACTGTATTCACTAGCTTTCTGTTTCAGGTATGATACTTTATGTGCGTCAGTTTACACTGTAAGGATCGTCTGTTTTAAACTTAAAACAGAAAGCAGACGTTTTCTCATGCTGAGAGTGAGAGATAAGCAGATGTTAATGTGTGAGAAATATCAGTTACAATTTACAATACGGTACCACTAATATGCATTATTTATGCTTAACTAATGCCCAGATAATCATGAGTTAATGTATAACTCAGAACTCAGAAGAACTAAACCATTTATAAATTATTACTGCATCAGCAACCATTTAACATTCTGTATGATTCATacattaagtaatcaataaaatGTTAGGCTATTAGACAAagtgtcataatgtattaattccctaataacatatagtattaactaatagtgtaaattaaTGTTTTCATTACCACAATGGGTCAAAGCCATGCATTTCAACTTCCAGTTATGTTCTTTAATTAAATATTAGCTAATGATATGCGATGATATTATTATGTTATAAATTTACTTATTGAGGCACATGACATAGTAATTCAACGTCCATAACCACAATTACATATTACTTATCAATTAGTTAATATTCCGTATCATTGTCATTATCATAATCAGGAGTTATACTcctgattatctgtgcattagttaagcattgtttattattagtgcacccatattgtaaagtgttatcaaaATATCACATATggtgttaaaaaataaatcattcaGCGGTTACAAACCGTTCCTTTTGACTGTCTTTATCTCTTGCCATTAACTATCACTGTCAGAAACAATTTTTTAACGGAAGGAAAGCATTTgtttgttgtttacatccaagtatcgccaatatggtcGCGTATCCGAGTAACTGACCAAATCTTACCTTATTGTAAGATTCTCTTACCTTATTGCTTACTTagaattttaattgttatttattcatattttattcatcTTTCAACCATGTCTTTCTATTTCAGAAATAGTACCGACAATGGACAATACAAAACAGTATCCtccggggaaaaaaaaaaaaaaaaaatgcgaacAGAGCAGCTTCTACATGCGAAAAGGGAAAGCGACAAAGTCCATCACATAACCCGAATCAACACTGGCTTGACTTTTCAGAGATGGCGAGAGCTACAAGATTTAAAAGCAAGCCAGAGATGGCTTTTTCTTGCTTAACAGGTAAGATATTTTATTGAATGATAAATAGTCATGCagtcatgtttctaacattagtaAGTTCATTAACGTTTGATCTTATAAGACTAGCAAGCTTTACATCCAGTGTTAATGTCCTGTAATGTTAACTTTAATTCACAGCATCAGTGTTTCTAATAAATCAAAAAACAATGGCACCTGCTTAGATGACATCTTTTAAGTTTTCCAATGAACGACCATGATTACGCTCAGAGCCAAAGCACTGCCAAAACTATCTGCTTTCGAAAGACtaatgcagttttattttttaattgctaGAGGGCCAAAAGTCACATGATGTAGCTTTGAAATATCCAACCTGTGCCTGTTGGATGAATCCTGCCACAGGCAGCTCCAACCTCTGGGTAGAGTTTAAGTCTGTCGATTAACAGCATGACTGCAGACGGCTGAAAATCAGTATCTCCATCCAAGGCCAAGATATATGTGTTCTCCCTGTCTTTCTAAGGTGCATTAAAAACATACAGTAGTGAAATATTCTGGCTGAATCTGCATTAAGCTGTAGAAAGTCTATTAAGCCACTAACCTTCAATTTCTCCTTAAGCGAATTTAGTTCTTCACCTCCCTTAAGCTTTTTGAAGTACTGTCTGTTAAGTCTCCAGCCGAGAATGTAATAcaagtacattatctgcaaacaCAGATGATTAGTGAAGTTCTGGGTATAAAAACGCATACCTTTATTTAGTTTTAACTGGATCTTTAAAGAATGTTACCTGAGACCATCTTTTCTTGTGACGGATAAGTGTCTTGTCTTTGAGGTGGACCATCATAAGATTGCCTTTAGGGAGGATGTATTCTAGCCGACCCCCATAAGGGGTGTTTATGATCGTCTGGTGTGGTAATGCTGCCTTCTGCTTGAATATACATGGGTCCTCTTCACTGAAAATGCTAATATGTGAAGTATTGGTAGATTAGTTATTGCACATAAGTTCTCCGAACACAAACGGATATAACTAAGGAGGATTCTTACGTGTAAACTTCTTTAACTACATCCACAAGAATTTCAGCATATTCATTTGCATGTCTTCCATTATCAACATCTTTGAAAGCATCATCAAAATAAATATGGAATTCAAACTTGACATCGCTGTGTTTGTCCGTCTCGGGCCTGTATTTATCAAGCCTGTTAGTAAAAGAAATAGTATTGAAATTACAATTCAATTGAGATTTTTACAAGTTGAGTAAGTGTAGTCTATGTTTACCTGAACATAGAGATAATTATCTTCATCATTTCATCATAGGTCTCGTGCCACATTGTTGCACACAGAAACACTCTGATGGTTTCTTTTGCACTAAGAAGTACAGTAAATATTGACTCAGTCAATATAACTCATTTCATAGTAAGATATGTTAGAGCTCATATCACATCTTTAATATTGGATGATATATTACCAATATGCAACCATACTTAGAAAGTAAAAACACTTACCCCTGTTTCTTCTTCCTTATCTTTCTAATTTCAAAACGGGTGTTTAGCAGCATGGACTGTTCTAGAAATGCTCCTTCATACATGCGTTGCACAAACAGATCTTGGGTTCTTTCTATTCGCTGGATCTTCAGGAACCAGATGTAAACCGTACTCAGAATGAGTCCTAGCCACCAGCTCAGAGCAGAGAAGCCCAAACAGGCCAGTCCTCCTATGTTCATCTGTGCCACAATGTCCCTGGCATCCAGAGTTCTTATAGCATCAGTCAACAGCAAATACAACCATTCATCACTGGATTTTGGCTGAAGGTTCTCAAAACAGGTTTGATTAGACTCTGGGATCCTGACTACAACTGGAATCAAAAACACTGCCATAACGGTGATCGAGGCCAGGTACATGGGCATGATGAAGCTGCGACGCAGGGTGTGCATCTTACAAGCCACAACCACAAACCAGCGGCACAAGGCAGAGGATACAATCTGGATTGCCACCAGTGAAATAACAACTGTTTCGGAGACAAGTCTGACCGAATTCCAATTCTGACCTGAAAGAGGAACATAAGCTCCAACCACAGCTGATGTAACCAGGATTCTCATCAAACTGGAGATGATGCAGACCACGTTACGTGACTGAGCGATGTCTATGGAAATGTCTTTTAGAAAAGATACTTTGAAGAGCGTGCTGTAGTTCTCCCACCAGTTTACAGAAACGCAGATGGTTCCCATAACGGCAAGGGCAACTGATATTTTTATCTCTAAGGAACCTTCGAATACCAAATAATTGACAGCAAAGAGCACATAACCTATGACGATTAAGAAAATGGAGCATGCAGGGAGCATTATGAGCTGCTTTCTCTCTTTGGCAAGGCACTCAGCGACCACCTGGAAGACAGCGGACAGGATGCTCACGCTGTTTAGGATCATCACATTGGTGACAATGTCAAAATGTGGCATGGCTACTATTGTTAGAACTGCAGCTCCCAATGCAACCAGGAACTCAACAAACAGAACCTAGAAGAAAAGTCAAATCAAAGTCATCATAAATTAGGTTCTGTTCTACGACCCTGAAAACACTAGGTGTTAAAAGAAATTGCTAGTAGATGTCAATATCACaaacaattataaataaatgGCAAGTATCATTTTGAAATAAACATCAGATTTTCAAGTCGAAAAACATACTTGTTTGCTTACCCAAAAAAACGTTGTTTTCGAGGGGATGGTTGCACTCTTGAAAATGAACTTCCATGTGCTCTTCAGCAGAAGGAGAACACTTGGCCCAACCAGAACGAAGCCAATGCCAAGTAGGGCAGTCGGTTTTTGTTCTGAACATATAATCTCAGTTTGATTGTTTCCAAATGTAATTAAAAGCAGAAATGATGTCtgtaaacacaaaaaaaatcagtCTAACATTTTGTTTAATATTCAGTAGATAAGTTAAATGTTATCCCATTATGCATAAAATGATTAGCCAATGATTAGTAAAACAGCTCACTTGACTGAGTAGCGTGAGGACGAAGACAAGCATGCCAACGATGGCACACGAGAACCATTTAAAACACTGCACTCGTTTCTTTGGCATCTGCTCATCTTGAATAATTGGCACTTGTTTGCACACATCCCAAGATTGGCCGTTTTGgctgttttagaaaaaaataagagAATAGTATATTGTTAAAGCAAATAATAATAtatgcacagacacacacatacacatgatgaataaatgttagcaaaaaaatctaaatatttgttttttttttaaatgtaacataaaaaaagtttaaatgaagTAAAATGTGTAAATATACAACATATCAATCTTATATATTCTTATTAAATGTTAGcagaaataagtaaataatatatttttttaatacaacttTAAATTAGGTTATTCTTAAAAAGTACCTGAATTCATGTCTCTGTTGTTGTTCCATATTGATGCTTTCAGAGCAGCAGAAACATTTGATCAGTCATCTGTAAAACGGACGAGAGCTTTATAACCAGATGGGAGGGAGCATTACGCAGTTTTTCAGCACGGTTTCTATGTAAATTCTGCCTTTCAAAGTTCAGTTTAATTTTCCAATTCCTTTAGAAATGAAATGGGTTTTCTACAAGTGACTCACCAGATGCACTATGTGGTCAAACAAATGTAGGCAATCCCTTCTAATGAATGGATTACACTAGTAATGGACATAATTCAAGGAAAGAAAATCGTAATGCTATGCTATACATTGACATTCCAGGGAATTCTGTTGTTTCGCTTTAAAAATGTTACATTGACCCTTTTGTGTTGTCGCGTGATAGTGCACTTGCACATTAGATGCATTAATAATATGGTGTCTGGTAAGAACAAAAAACGTGTACCTATATAAAGTCCAGACTTGAACCTAAATAAGTACATGCCAAGAACATAAATGTAACTATGAATCTGTAAGACATATAAGGAAGAAGGAACTAAAAATTTAAGGAGAAACCCCTTTGTGATTTAGGGTTTCCATAAATATGCTGTAAGTAAAACATTCACCAGACAACAAGGAAATTTATATTTGAAAGTAACAAAGTGACCTGATTTTTTCTGGACTGCTAGATCAGGGCAGCTATGATTCTGTCACTTTGCTTTATTACTGTATATTAGGACACGGTTCCAAAACATACTTAGCAAAAGAGACCCAGAGAAAACTTCTTAAGCTTAAAAAGTGAAATGCAAATGTTCTTTTTTAGTTCATCTTTTATTCTTCCTGTCATATTACAGACGTGTAGCCTAATGAGTATATTCCCTTTAACACAGTAATAccgtaggggtgggaatcttttggGATACCTCACGATTCGATTAATTTTGATTCTTGGGGTCACGATTCAATTAAAAATCAATTATTGTTTTTTAATCATGATTCACAATTTTTAATACAAacgcatgatttttttaaaatacaaaaacacacaagttTATAATATGAGTAAGTCCAGAATCAGGAAATCTGTGTTTCCTCTTGACTATTAACTTcctaataaatcaaaaatatttttcactTCATATTAGGGAGATGTACATATATGTAACATTTGATTACTCTTTACTGAAAAAGAGTATTTTCAATCTATTTATATCGTCGTTATTCCCAccaggaaaaaatatatttcagtgcTTCCGAATACTTTTCTATAATAACAAAAGAGCATTAATTAATGTAACATAATGTAACATTTTTTTGCTAAAAATGGGGCAGGATGTATTTGTTTTTCCTCCTCCATTGCTGTTGCTGATTTTTTCCAGCAACACTATGCtctcataattattatattaactagAAAATTTGTTTTTGACATTTGTAAATCATTGTGAATCGCTAAAAGACTGAATTGTGATTAACATGTGAATACATTTTTTTCCTCACCCCTAAATTACCAGAACGACTTTACTggtaaatacaaaaatgcactgTTCACTCAGGTAATGGCGTTTTGTCTTTTAAGCGGTAAAACACCATTCACAAATCCATTTCAAAATACCAGTAAATTCTGTGAGATTGTTAACCAGACAGGGATATTCATGCAGCTGCATTTGACCCAGAGACATCGTAAGTCGACAACGTCAAACTAAAATGTACAGTGCAAAGTAAATGCACCATCTGCATCAGAATGTTATGATTGCCCCAGAGTAGGTGTCTTAAAGGTAATTTACTTAAAATGTTACTACTTCTCATACCGATAAATTGCCAGAACAAATTTTTCCAGTAGTTTTGAAAAGGTCATTTCCATTTCCAGT
This region includes:
- the LOC141345323 gene encoding chitin synthase chs-2-like, which codes for MEQQQRHEFSQNGQSWDVCKQVPIIQDEQMPKKRVQCFKWFSCAIVGMLVFVLTLLSQTSFLLLITFGNNQTEIICSEQKPTALLGIGFVLVGPSVLLLLKSTWKFIFKSATIPSKTTFFWVLFVEFLVALGAAVLTIVAMPHFDIVTNVMILNSVSILSAVFQVVAECLAKERKQLIMLPACSIFLIVIGYVLFAVNYLVFEGSLEIKISVALAVMGTICVSVNWWENYSTLFKVSFLKDISIDIAQSRNVVCIISSLMRILVTSAVVGAYVPLSGQNWNSVRLVSETVVISLVAIQIVSSALCRWFVVVACKMHTLRRSFIMPMYLASITVMAVFLIPVVVRIPESNQTCFENLQPKSSDEWLYLLLTDAIRTLDARDIVAQMNIGGLACLGFSALSWWLGLILSTVYIWFLKIQRIERTQDLFVQRMYEGAFLEQSMLLNTRFEIRKIRKKKQGAKETIRVFLCATMWHETYDEMMKIIISMFRLDKYRPETDKHSDVKFEFHIYFDDAFKDVDNGRHANEYAEILVDVVKEVYTIFSEEDPCIFKQKAALPHQTIINTPYGGRLEYILPKGNLMMVHLKDKTLIRHKKRWSQIMYLYYILGWRLNRQYFKKLKGGEELNSLKEKLKKDRENTYILALDGDTDFQPSAVMLLIDRLKLYPEVGAACGRIHPTGTGPMVWYQKFEYAVGHWLQKTAEHVYGCVLCSPGCFSLFRGAALMDDNVMKTYTTKASEASQYVQYDQGEDRWLCTLLLQQGWRVEYNAASDAYTNAPQDFKEFYNQRRRWGPSTMANTIDLLSSGGLTSQKNSSISKMYILYQIISMAASILGPATVCLMISGSFVFIFEMGANTALVLAIVPPTVYLILCFKLKSDTQIKIAAIMSILYAFLMAGTLLSIIGDLVKQKTFLTPSGLFLIGMGALYLITAALHPQELSLVIYGLLYFLCIPSGYLLLVIYSIVNMNNVTWGTRETGGKAKTTAVDTIKKKVMNATCCKCPCLESDYLSEEIPPTEIITQTENPPTPLETQR